In the Bacillus solimangrovi genome, TGATCAATGTTTTCAAATTCATAGGTAATGACATCACTTACTTCTGCCAACCTCTTTGCAGCGTCTAAATCATCATATGGAGCTATAATTTCAATATCTGCTACTTGAGCAGTTGGTGAGTCTTCCTTAGGTTCTAATACAGCAATTCTGTACCCCATTTCCTTCGCTGCAAGAGCCATCATTCTTCCCAACTGTCCACCACCTAAAATGCCAATCGTTTGTCCAGGTAGTATTTGTCTCATTTTACTGTCAGCTCCTCACTGCTTTCCATCACGCGTTGACGAATTAATTCGCGACGTTCTTCAAGTAGTTGACTCACTTGCTCATTGTGTGTCCCAAGAATTTCGGCAGCTAGTAATCCTGCATTTGTAGCACCAGCTTTTCCAATTGCTACTGTTGCAACAGGCACACCACCTGGCATTTGTACAATTGATAACAATGAATCTAACCCATTAAGTGTTCTCGATTGAACTGGAACCCCAATTACAGGTAGAGTTGTTTTCGAAGCCACCATTCCCGGTAAATGAGCTGC is a window encoding:
- the purE gene encoding 5-(carboxyamino)imidazole ribonucleotide mutase, producing the protein MEPLVGVIMGSTSDWDTMKHTCDVLEECNIPYEKKVVSAHRTPDYMFEYAEKAKGRGLKVIVAGAGGAAHLPGMVASKTTLPVIGVPVQSRTLNGLDSLLSIVQMPGGVPVATVAIGKAGATNAGLLAAEILGTHNEQVSQLLEERRELIRQRVMESSEELTVK